The Populus alba chromosome 6, ASM523922v2, whole genome shotgun sequence genomic interval GTGTTTGCAGATCTAGTATCATCGGACGGTCCAACTTGATCGTACAGGTTTTTGGTGATACAGGTGAGGAGTACCATATCAGGGGTTCTTTTTCTCAGAGATGCTGTACAATTTTTAACACTTCCTCGGAGAATTCATCAAAAGATCAGGTGGCTGTGATCAAAAGAAAAGTGGACCCCTCAACTCATGTGATGCTTGGAAAGGATGTCTTTTGGCTTTGTGTAAGGCCGGGGTTTGATGGTGCTTTTGCAATGGGATTGGTTCTGGTTCTTGATCAAATGTACGGTGATAATGCTGATGGTGATGTGCGGGACGTAGACCCTACCTCCGAGGATTTTTCCTCTTAACCCTTTTATTTAAGGTGCCCTTATAGATAAAACTAAATTACTGACTCGTGATATTTGCCATAGGTCGAGTTAAATTTTcgttgaatataaaaaaatgtttagatatcattattatttttttctagtccaaaaaattaaaattatataatgattaACATAATATAACTTAGTTAAATTTAAAGGTCTAAAAACAACGCAAACAACTcgtaaaaacatagtttgactcatttttttaaataatattgttttaaaatattaagataacaacataGTGGATTGACATAAATCAACCTGAGTTAACATGTTATATCCACAATATAGATTATGAGACTTTGATAACTTTATaggaagtaaattaaaataaattataaagtattatttccaatcaatataatattgaagggtaaaaataaaaaaatcaattaaaaaaagacctaaaaacAAACTAGGTTTACTTGTCAAACCCACGATACGGGTCATATGACCAAGATAACTTCATTGAAagcaaatcaataaaattacaaagtttaatttctaatcaacccaatgttgaatgataagatttaaaataatataaaaaggaaCATAAAAAATGACTCGAGTGAATCCGTCAAACCCATAACCCgagtcatgagatcgagataacattgcaaaaaaaaaaaaaagacctaatttaactcgggttaacctg includes:
- the LOC118032575 gene encoding protein LURP-one-related 12, with protein sequence MIVDEKFCFKEATNLTVHKTSVFFPGDGFIVYDPNREIILRFDSYGPDSEPKDELVLMDAGGKGLLTLRRKKPSLHQRWEGFLGERKEDQEPAFSVCRSSIIGRSNLIVQVFGDTGEEYHIRGSFSQRCCTIFNTSSENSSKDQVAVIKRKVDPSTHVMLGKDVFWLCVRPGFDGAFAMGLVLVLDQMYGDNADGDVRDVDPTSEDFSS